In the genome of Fusarium fujikuroi IMI 58289 draft genome, chromosome FFUJ_chr02, one region contains:
- a CDS encoding probable nucleoside-diphosphate-sugar epimerase family protein translates to MSRAILISGATGKQGGAVLNQLVKQRAGVEILAVTRNPNSPSAQKLLKKSSNIKLVQGDLSDAATIFKNARQVTKQPIWGVFSVQSPMGQGDGAEVAQGKGLVDAALDAGAKFFVYTSVDRHGQDSLNNPTQVPHFITKHEIEKHLISRTTGTDMQWFIIRPVAFMENLTDNFLGKSFVTAWKLVVKNKPLQLVTVTDVGVAGAQAFLQPEKYAGRAVSLAGDELTLEEFERIFKEKTGRDLPYTYSLVVYPIMAMVKELGYMFKWFKDQGFGADLKALRKEYPELMTFGTWLETDSDFAPK, encoded by the exons ATGTCACGAGCAATTCTCATATCTGGTGCGACCGGAAAGCAAGGTGGTGCTGTTCTCAATCAACTCGTCAAGCAAAGGGCCGGCGTGGAGATTCTCGCTGTCACCAGAAACCCCAATTCTCCTTCAGCTcagaagctcctcaagaaatcatccaacatcaagcttgTCCAGGGAGACTTGTCTGACGCAGCCACAATCTTCAAAAATGCCCGCCAAGTTACAAAACAGCCGATTTGGGGAGTGTTCAGTGTCCAG TCCCCTATGGGCCAAGGAGATGGTGCTGAAGTAGCCCAGGGAAAGGGTCTTGTCGATGCTGCATTGGATGCTGGGGCCAAGTTCTTTGTCTATACTTCAGTTGATCGACACGGCCAAGACTCTCTGAACAACCCAACTCAAGTTCCTCACTTTATTACAAAGcacgagattgagaagcactTGATTTCCCGTACCACAGGTACTGATATGCAATGGTTCATCATTCGACCTGTGGCCTTCATGGAAAACTTGACAGATAATTTCCTAGGAAAGTCATTCGTCACAGCATGGAAGCTAGTTGTCAAGAATAAACCTCTTCAACTCGTCACAGTGACCGATGTGGGCGTCGCTGGCGCACAGGCCTTCCTTCAGCCTGAGAAATATGCCGGCCGTGCCGTGTCACTTGCAGGTGACGAACTGACGCTCGAGGAATTCGAAAGAATTTTCAAGGAGAAGACGGGACGAGATCTCCCATACACCTATAGTCTTGTTGTTTACCCAATCATGGCGATGGTCAAGGAGTTGGGGTATATGTTCAAGTGGTTCAAGGACCAGGGTTTTGGTGCGGacttgaaggccttgagaaAGGAGTACCCTGAGTTGATGACATTCGGAACTTGGCTCGAGACAGACAGCGACTTTGCTCCCAAATAG
- a CDS encoding probable orotate reductase (NADH2), giving the protein MSAALFRSRAAVSGTRIASSARPTIPRSQLVQRRNASSSSSAGDGAALKLALYGTVGAAALYGSYLYATDTRAFFHRWVIPPFIRWAFPDAEDAHHAGTVALKVTYEFNLHPRERDTTLDSPELAVNVFGTEVSNPIGISAGLDKDAEIPDVLFELGAGIVEVGGCTPLPQEGNPKPRVFRVRSLDGMVNRYGLNSRGADDMAIRLRDRLRRFARSLGVTEKDVLNGGANVPPGSLRKGRLLAVQIAKNKETDERDEKAIADDYVYCVRRLARYADVLVVNVSSPNTPGLRDLQATEPLTRLLSAVVDEAAKTDRKQRPKVMVKVSPDEDEDTQMEGIVEAVHRSGVDGVIVGNTTKRRDGLVPEGIKLTAQEQKNLMETGGYSGPAMYSRTLDLVRRYRKLLDSRSFAATTGSPQKVIFATGGITNGEQARSILNAGASVAMIYTAMTYGGPGTVTRIKRELKDGGKN; this is encoded by the coding sequence ATGTCTGCCGCTCTCTTCAGATCACGAGCTGCCGTCTCCGGTACCCGAATTGCTTCCTCCGCTCGTCCTACCATTCCTAGGTCACAGCTCGTCCAGCGCCGCAAcgcatcatcttcctcttcggccGGTGACGGAGCGGCTCTCAAGCTTGCCCTCTACGGCACTGTTGGCGCTGCTGCTCTATACGGCTCATACCTCTACGCTACTGATACCCGAGCTTTCTTCCACCGTTGGGTTATCCCTCCATTCATTCGCTGGGCTTTCCCTGATGCTGAGGACGCTCATCATGCTGGTACCGTAGCGCTGAAGGTGACTTATGAGTTTAACCTTCACCCTCGAGAGCGCGACACAACCCTCGACTCCCCTGAGCTCGCCGTCAATGTATTTGGAACCGAAGTGTCGAACCCAATTGGAATCTCTGCTGGTCTTGACAAGGATGCTGAGATCCCAGATGTACTGTTTGAGCTTGGAGCTGGTATCGTCGAGGTTGGAGGCTGCACCCCTCTTCCCCAAGAGGGTAATCCCAAGCCTCGAGTTTTCCGTGTTCGCAGCCTTGATGGCATGGTGAACCGATATGGTCTGAACTCTCGCGGAGCCGACGACATGGCTATTCGACTTAGGGATAGACTTAGACGGTTTGCCCGATCTCTTGGTGTGACTGAGAAGGATGTTCTCAATGGGGGGGCCAATGTTCCTCCTGGCAGTCTACGCAAGGGCCGTCTTTTGGCTGTTcagatcgccaagaacaaggagacGGACGAGCGGGATGAGAAGGCCATTGCCGATGACTACGTATACTGTGTACGAAGACTAGCTCGCTACGCTGATGTTCTGGTCGTCAATGTCAGCAGCCCTAACACACCCGGTCTGCGGGACCTTCAGGCTACTGAGCCCCTGACAAGACTTCTCAGCGCTGTAGTTGACGAGGCCGCCAAGACTGACCGAAAGCAAAGGCCCAAGGTCATGGTCAAGGTGTCgcctgatgaggatgaggatactCAAATGGAGGGCATCGTTGAGGCTGTTCACCGAAGTGGCGTTGACGGAGTTATTGTGGGCAACACAACTAAGAGACGGGATGGTCTTGTTCCCGAGGGTATTAAGCTTACTGCTCAGGAGCAAAAGAATCTCATGGAGACCGGTGGCTACTCGGGCCCAGCTATGTACAGCCGCACACTCGATCTTGTTCGACGATACCGCAAGTTGCTAGACTCGCGTTCTTTCGCGGCAACCACTGGATCGCCACAGAAGGTTATCTTTGCCACAGGAGGCATCACCAATGGCGAGCAGGCACGAAGCATTCTCAACGCTGGCGCGAGTGTAGCCATGATCTACACAGCGATGACATATGGTGGTCCGGGTACCGTTACCAGGATCAAGCGGGAATTAAAAGATGGTGGAAAGAATTAG
- a CDS encoding related to CHIP protein (carboxyl terminus of Hsc70-interacting protein) — translation MSKSLQLKNEGNKCFQAGDYVGADSLYSKAIIADPKNPALYTNRAMARLKLNYWDSVITDCEACLQLTPDNMKARYYLAQAQIALRDYDAALENALHAHKLCAASGDRSLAAVTALVLRCKKERWDDLEKKRIRESQDLEREMLELLTKDKEAMLADTDDGMVKQEIEEESDAKIERMKEIFERARADGEKKREVPDWAIDDISFGFMVDPVMTKTGKSYERASIMEHLNRHHSDPLTREPLVPSELRPNLALKQACEEFLEQNGWAADW, via the exons ATGTCTAAGTCACTCCAGCTCAAGAATGAAGGGAACAAATGTTTCCAGGCGGGGGACTACGTCGGCGCCGATAGCCTCTACTCCAAAGC CATCATCGCCGACCCCAAAAATCCTGCTCTCTACACTAATCGCGCCATGGCCCGTCTTAAGCTTAATTATTGGGACTCGGTGATCACCGACTGCGAAGCTTGTTTGCAGCTAACGCCTGACAACATGAAGGCCCGGTACTACCTTGCGCAAGCACAGATCGCTCTTCGCGACTATGACGCTGCGCTTGAGAACGCTCTGCATGCGCACAAGCTGTGCGCCGCTTCGGGAGATCGCTCGCTCGCTGCTGTGACGGCTCTCGTTCTTCGCTGCAAGAAAGAGCGCTGGGACgatctcgagaagaagcgtATTCGCGAGTCGCAGGATCTTGAAAGGGAGATGCTTGAATTATtgaccaaggacaaggaggctATGCTAGCGGATACGGATGATGGAATGGTGAAGCAGGaaattgaggaggagagtgatGCCAAGATTgagaggatgaaggagatcttTGAAAGAGCAAGGGCAGAcggtgagaagaagagagaggttCCAGACTGGGCCATTGACGATATCAGCTTTGGATTCATGGTTGATCCTGTCATG ACCAAGACTGGAAAGTCATACGAGCGCGCGTCTATCATGGAGCACCTGAATAGGCATCATAGTGACCCTCTCACGCGCGAGCCACTTGTGCCTTCTGAGCTACGGCCAAACCTGGCTTTGAAGCAAGCCTGCGAGGAGTTCCTCGAGCAGAACGGTTGGGCTGCTGATTGGTAG
- a CDS encoding related to benzoate 4-monooxygenase cytochrome P450, which produces MGLVVLGMLVIGIIAFNVFVYPFYVSRLRHLPGPKDNAFFLGQTAKFLQVPWFPELLCKWSREFPDAPIIRYLNFANDETLFVNSIQAYRQVLQTKSSYFVKPAFAKQFAHEFIGDGLPFVEGKLHKARRAAISQPFSAARLRAFSPVVKQKAEQLIDVLTQQRNEHGNVEIESNIWKAVLDVIGLETFGLDLNHLESDESPLFDTFTTMMQPSTFGHVINYLNSLIPIRQYLPMKECIEFSQSYARAREFIVGLMTIRRNQCEQGLGHEKNRDALQCLLEHADPDWNDKRIVEYVLNLLILGHDTTACSITWAVHELSRRPDCQQRLRDEIASMDSTCGVPVFSDIDKLPYLHNFVREVLRLYCAVAMAPRQATEDVEIDGIMIPKGAVIQLSPAVMNTHPLVWGPDAQEFNPDRWSDLRGDTRSVYAFETFHNGPRMCIGKQLSFMEMKIMLVEMVRKFKIEKPLGNEEKQVEVAGPAFTLRPKENLVVRLVEM; this is translated from the exons ATGGGATTGGTCGTCTTGGGTATGCTTGTGATTGGCATCATCGCCTTCAACGTCTTTGTATATCCCTTCTATGTATCCCGTCTTCGACATCTCCCCGGACCAAAA GACAATGCCTTCTTTCTCGGACAGACTGCAAAGTTCCTTCAGGTTCCTTGGTTTCCTGAACTCCTTTGCAAGTGGTCTCGCGAATTCCCCGATGCGCCCATTATTCGATACCTGAACTTTGCCAACGACGAGACACTGTTTGTAAACAGCATCCAAGCATACAGGCAGGTCCTCCAGACGAAGAGCTCGTACTTTGTGAAGCCTGCCTTTGCGAAGCAGTTCGCGCATGAATTCATCGGCGATGGACTTCCCTTTGTTGAAGGCAAGCTTCACAAGGCCCGTCGAGCAGCCATCAGTC AGCCATTTTCGGCTGCTCGACTCAGAGCCTTCTCCCCCGTTGTTAAGCAAAAGGCCGAACAACTGATCGATGTACTGACCCAGCAACGCAACGAACACGGTAACGTTGAGA TTGAGAGCAACATTTGGAAAGCAGTCCTCGATGTGATTGGACTCGAAACgtttggccttgatcttaaCCACCTCGAATCCGACGAGTCTCCGCTGTTTGACACCTTTACCACGATGATGCAACCCTCGACGTTTGGCCATGTTATCAACTACTTGAACTCACTAATCCCGATTCGACAGTATTTGCCCATGAAGGAATGCATTGAGTTTTCTCAGAGCTACGCCCGAGCCCGGGAGTTCATTGTAGGTTTGATGACGATCCGACGTAATCAGTGCGAACAAGGCCTTGGCCACGAAAAAAACCGAGACGCCCTCCAGTGTTTGCTGGAACACGCCGACCCCGATTGGAACGACAAGAGAATTGTTGAATAT GTTCTCAATCTTTTGATCCTTGGACATGACACTACAGCTTGTTCCATCACCTGGGCCGTCCACGAGCTGTCACGCCGACCGGACTGCCAGCAGCGCCTGCGAGACGAGATCGCAAGTATGGACAGCACTTGCGGTGTGCCTGTCTTCAGCGATATCGACAAACTCCCTTATTTGCACAACTTTGTGCGCGAAGTTCTGCGACTCTACTGCGCAG TGGCCATGGCACCTCGCCAAGCGACCGAAGACGTCGAAATCGATGGGATCATGATCCCTAAGGGAGCCGTGATCCAACTCTCGCCCGCGGTGATGAACACGCACCCTCTGGTCTGGGGCCCAGACGCGCAGGAGTTCAATCCTGACCGCTGGAGCGATCTCAGAGGCGACACGAGAAGCGTGTACGCCTTCGAGACGTTTCACAACGGGCCCCGAATGTGCATCGGTAAGCAGCTTTCTttcatggagatgaagatcatgcTTGTAGAGATGGTGCGCAAGTTCAAGATCGAGAAACCTCTTGGAAacgaagagaagcaagtTGAAGTTGCTGGACCGGCTTTTACATTGCGACCAAAGGAGAATTTGGTTGTGCGTTTGGTGGAGATGTAa
- a CDS encoding related to Zn(II)2Cys6 transcriptional activator produces the protein MDTSINKSNEINEGEENVAPLAPFSCLVCRKSKLKCDRTKPSCSRCSKQSYDCVYSLSRQPYQSKTRGQAKELEAKLGRLERLLSSSQETGASNIESSQSRYNPLATVDATPDSQEEDAVVRLGLFEESPPRQLIETLIHQVTPLLHRQRFMASIFLPDHMKPPMCLQYIVMASAAETSDAYRHLGMVFYKRAVKYLQQDDLGVQARALISCFEAEHSMFSKASITLCSAIRAAQMLNLHQVDFARSGGDQHVDWIGVEERRRTWWTIFCYDRFTCATTGWPALIHDRNIKTRLPASDNAYENGQEEHTRFIGDQLLESEQHSTFAGAVLAAHIFHRTIEHTGSNNSQYQEDQDFNGDLYWQRHKGIDNDLKFMLLMLPKNLCLPANYRTHNAIFVNVMLQTATICLHRAALWRMKSNLQGLPVYLIRLSQDRLLPAAEEILNIFRIIPDLGATFTNPLICFAAYMASLVFMASTSPTEPDREHGQNLDFTLKILATFGNTNLVANALANEIVKEMKKCGITSPSMHKVNLQETPLDIPLLATQRLYSYPRSSFS, from the exons ATGGACACGAGCATCAATAAATCCAATGAAATaaatgaaggagaagaaaatgtTGCTCCTCTTGCTCCTTTTAGTTGTCTTGTTTGTCGGAAAAGCAAACTGAAGTGTGATCGTACAAAACCTTCCTGCAGTCGATGCAGCAAGCAAAGCTATGATTGCGTTTATTCTTTATCAAGGCAACCGTACCAAAGCAAAACCCGTGGCCAAGCAAAAGAGTTGGAGGCCAAACTTG GACGCCTGGAGAGACTGCTTAGCAGCTCGCAAGAGACGGGGGCATCCAACATCGAAAGCAGCCAAAGCAGATACAATCCTCTTGCAACAGTTGACGCCACGCCGGATAGTCAAGAGGAAGACGCCGTTGTCAGGCTGGGCCTATTTGAGGAGTCGCCTCCTCGACAGTTGATCGAAACATT AATCCATCAGGTTACACCCCTGCTACATCGCCAGAGATTCATGGCATCCATCTTCCTGCCGGACCATATGAAGCCTCCGATGTGTCTTCAATACATCGTTATGGCCTCTGCTGCAGAGACATCTGACGCCTACCGCCACCTGGGCATGGTATTTTACAAGCGTGCCGTAaaatatcttcaacaagacGACTTGGGT GTACAAGCCAGGGCTCTGATATCCTGTTTCGAAGCTGAGCACTCTATGTTTTCAAAGGCTTCTATAACACTCTGTTCTGCCATTAGAGCTGCACAGATGCTAAACCTGCATCAAGTTGACTTCGCCAGATCGGGTGGGGACCAACATGTTGACTGGATAGGAGTTGAAGAACGACGCCGTACATGGTGGACCATATTCTGCTATGATCGCTTTACCTGTGCCACGACTGGATGGCCAGCGCTTATACATGATCGTAAC ATCAAAACTCGACTTCCAGCCTCAGACAACGCTTATGAGAACGGCCAAGAGGAGCACACGCGCTTCATCGGAGACCAGTTACTCGAATCCGAACAACACTCCACATTTGCTGGAGCTGTGCTCGCAGCGCATATCTTCCACCGCACCATAGAACATACTGGATCGAATAACAGCCagtatcaagaagatcaggACTTCAACGGAGACTTGTACTGGCAGAGGCATAAAGGCATTGATAATGATCTCAAGTTCATGTTATTGATGCTACCAAAGAATCTTTGTCTTCCTGCCAACTACAGGACTCACAACGCTATTTTCGTCAACGTCATGTTGCAGACTGCTACTATCTGCCTTCACCGAGCAGCTTTGTGGAGGATGAAGTCGAATTTACAGGGGTTACCGGTTTACCTGATCCGGCTATCTCAAGACCGTCTACTTCCAGCAGCTGAAGAGATACTCAACATTTTTAGAATCATACCAGATCTTGGTGCGACGTTTACGAACCCCCTTATTTGCTTTGCTGCATATATGGCTTCTCTAGTATTTATGGCAAGTACATCTCCGACAGAGCCTGATAGAGAACATGGTCAGAATCTAGACTTCACACTCAAGATTTTGGCTACTTTTGGTAATACAAATCTCGTTGCCAATGCTTTGGCGAACGAAATTGTCAAGGAAATGAAGAAATGTGGTATCACATCTCCTTCCATGCACAAG GTTAACTTACAAGAGACACCACTAGATATCCCATTACTCGCTACGCAACGTCTTTATTCCTATCCACGGAGTTCGTTCTCTTGA